A window of Psychroflexus sp. ALD_RP9 contains these coding sequences:
- a CDS encoding T9SS type A sorting domain-containing protein: MKKITTFLMIFVMSVVGFAQTELVTNGDFESSPDGSWFGNALNIVTQGTNKLNEADVQAAGAAFDVNLSQVITLQDGMTYELSFDAFTDATTGSRTMIVGLGKNGGDFAAITETSTLTSTSQTFTYQFTINYGDSVDDRVLFDMGAEVGFVFIDNVSVTEVQTTCNNGVQDGDETGVDCGGSCPPCEVVPTVAAPTPPNRPSGDVISIYGDAYGADTGLTNVPWDDPTVFTEVTEAGDDMLRMDFGTFLGSNLNQVVDATGMTHFHMDFWVSDAFQAGQVFNTKWSNHANGSSETDAGELTIALGPDDVQTWVSIDVPLTDFNNVNGNGIDARAALTQFLITPSGTIQLAFVDNIYLHKNTTLSNNEFNTAEFSVYPNPSSSNWTISASVEMTSVKVYNTLGKLVLEQEINADRATISSEALPTGVYFAQLENAAKSTKTIRLIKN; the protein is encoded by the coding sequence ATGAAAAAAATTACAACTTTTTTAATGATTTTCGTAATGTCTGTAGTAGGCTTTGCACAAACAGAATTAGTCACTAATGGCGACTTCGAATCATCACCTGATGGTTCATGGTTTGGTAACGCACTTAATATTGTAACACAAGGGACTAATAAATTAAATGAAGCAGATGTTCAAGCTGCTGGAGCAGCATTTGATGTCAATCTTAGTCAAGTTATTACATTACAAGATGGCATGACATATGAATTAAGTTTTGATGCATTTACTGATGCTACAACAGGTTCAAGAACTATGATTGTTGGTTTAGGTAAAAACGGAGGAGACTTCGCAGCCATAACTGAAACATCTACACTCACATCAACCTCTCAGACTTTTACCTATCAGTTTACCATTAATTATGGCGATAGTGTAGACGATCGAGTGCTATTTGACATGGGTGCAGAAGTAGGTTTTGTATTCATAGATAATGTATCTGTTACAGAAGTACAAACAACTTGTAACAATGGTGTACAAGACGGCGATGAAACTGGAGTTGATTGTGGCGGTTCTTGTCCTCCATGTGAAGTTGTACCAACAGTAGCAGCACCGACACCACCTAACAGACCATCAGGTGATGTAATATCAATTTATGGCGATGCTTATGGTGCTGATACAGGTTTAACTAACGTACCTTGGGATGATCCAACTGTTTTTACTGAAGTAACTGAGGCTGGAGATGATATGTTAAGAATGGATTTTGGAACATTTTTAGGATCTAACCTTAATCAAGTTGTTGATGCTACAGGAATGACTCATTTTCACATGGACTTTTGGGTGTCTGATGCTTTTCAAGCAGGACAAGTATTTAATACTAAGTGGTCTAACCACGCTAACGGAAGTAGTGAAACAGATGCTGGCGAATTAACAATAGCACTAGGTCCTGATGATGTTCAAACTTGGGTTTCTATAGATGTGCCGCTAACAGATTTTAACAACGTTAACGGAAATGGTATTGACGCTAGAGCAGCTTTGACACAGTTTTTAATTACGCCATCAGGTACTATTCAGCTTGCTTTTGTTGATAATATCTATTTACACAAAAACACTACTTTAAGTAATAATGAGTTTAACACAGCAGAATTTTCTGTTTATCCAAACCCTTCTAGCAGTAACTGGACAATTTCAGCGAGTGTTGAAATGACTTCAGTTAAAGTTTATAATACTTTAGGTAAATTAGTTTTAGAGCAGGAAATTAATGCTGATCGTGCTACAATTTCATCTGAAGCTTTACCAACTGGTGTTTACTTCGCTCAACTTGAAAATGCTGCCAAAAGCACAAAAACGATTCGTCTAATTAAAAATTAA
- a CDS encoding single-stranded DNA-binding protein: MSTLKNSVQLMGHLGQDPEVVNLDSGKKLVKFSLATNDYYTKKDGEKVTSTDWHNIVAWGKTADIIEKYVTKGREVIVRGKLSSRSYETKEGEKRYITEVVCDEVVMIAQKG; encoded by the coding sequence ATGAGCACGTTAAAAAATTCAGTACAATTAATGGGACACTTAGGACAAGATCCCGAAGTCGTTAATTTAGATTCAGGTAAAAAATTGGTTAAATTTTCTTTAGCTACCAATGATTACTACACTAAAAAAGATGGTGAAAAAGTCACTTCTACAGACTGGCACAATATTGTTGCTTGGGGTAAAACTGCCGATATCATCGAAAAATATGTAACAAAAGGTCGTGAAGTGATCGTGAGAGGTAAACTTAGCTCACGGTCTTATGAAACAAAAGAAGGTGAAAAACGCTATATTACAGAAGTAGTTTGTGATGAAGTTGTTATGATTGCCCAAAAAGGATAG
- a CDS encoding LacI family DNA-binding transcriptional regulator, translated as MTTLKELAKLLNVSISTVSKALNDSADIGPETKKRVRDAAELYNYKPNKMALGLKINQTKTIGVIVPDILNHFFAKVLFGIEKAASEKSYDTIVCISHESYQNEQQSINVLTNGRVDGFIMSLATETLEKNHVNHLKTSHSIKQPIVLFDRVSEKINCDKVVIDDQQAIYNATKYLIDTGRQKIAFVTDIAHLEIGGLRQEGYTKALTENGLSTNDQLILTIDRKDEAHQDIKRFLLSQDIDAVISADNTSGIMCVNIAKDLGFKVPKDIAIIGFGDEETSFLSFPQMSYINQNAEDIGREATELLIQRLENKGEKAVNYKTIKMSTSLYPKATT; from the coding sequence ATGACAACCCTTAAAGAACTCGCTAAACTACTTAACGTCTCTATATCAACAGTTTCTAAGGCTTTAAATGATAGTGCCGATATTGGCCCTGAAACAAAAAAAAGGGTTAGAGATGCTGCCGAGCTTTACAATTATAAGCCTAATAAAATGGCACTTGGTCTAAAAATTAATCAAACCAAAACAATTGGCGTTATAGTACCGGATATATTGAATCATTTTTTCGCAAAAGTTTTGTTTGGTATTGAAAAAGCAGCCAGTGAAAAATCTTACGATACAATTGTTTGTATTAGCCATGAGAGCTACCAAAACGAACAGCAAAGTATCAATGTGCTTACCAATGGTCGTGTTGATGGTTTTATTATGTCTTTAGCGACAGAGACACTTGAAAAAAATCACGTTAATCACTTAAAAACATCACACTCTATCAAACAACCTATCGTTTTGTTTGATCGGGTTTCTGAAAAAATTAATTGTGATAAAGTAGTTATAGACGATCAGCAAGCCATTTACAACGCTACAAAATACTTAATTGATACTGGACGACAAAAAATTGCTTTTGTAACTGATATTGCGCATTTAGAAATTGGTGGTTTACGTCAAGAAGGCTATACAAAAGCACTAACAGAAAATGGCTTATCTACAAACGACCAATTAATTTTAACAATTGATCGAAAAGATGAAGCGCATCAAGATATTAAGCGCTTTTTATTAAGTCAAGATATTGATGCGGTTATTTCAGCTGATAATACATCGGGAATTATGTGCGTAAACATTGCCAAAGATTTAGGTTTTAAAGTTCCAAAAGATATTGCAATTATAGGCTTTGGTGACGAAGAAACTTCGTTTTTATCTTTTCCTCAGATGTCGTATATCAATCAAAATGCTGAAGATATTGGCAGAGAAGCTACCGAGTTACTTATTCAGCGTTTAGAAAATAAAGGTGAAAAAGCAGTTAATTATAAAACCATTAAAATGTCTACATCGCTTTACCCAAAAGCAACTACTTAA
- a CDS encoding family 16 glycosylhydrolase, with protein sequence MKRYKSIDIILFSVLIAFSFYSCETDDVQTVTTFNNLVLEDEFDGNELNTSLWSYEIGTGQNGWGNNELQYYTDRPENVKVEDGKLTITARKEAYEGSGYTSGRIITKVNFEKTYGRFEARMKLPWGQGLWPAFWLLGADIDQVGWPQTGEIDIMEYRGQDPTIIHGSVHGPGYSAGEAITKTYDLVNSRFDTDYHIFGIEWGPNYINFYVDDVLYNQITPADVPGEWVYDKPFFILINMAVGGTFVGSPNENTVFPQTLEVDYVRVYQE encoded by the coding sequence ATGAAACGATATAAATCAATTGACATAATTCTATTTTCTGTATTGATTGCTTTCAGCTTTTACAGCTGCGAGACTGACGATGTACAGACGGTTACAACTTTTAATAATTTAGTATTAGAAGATGAATTTGATGGGAATGAATTAAACACTAGTTTATGGTCTTATGAAATTGGTACAGGGCAAAATGGTTGGGGAAATAATGAACTACAATATTACACCGATCGGCCTGAAAATGTAAAAGTTGAAGACGGAAAATTAACCATAACGGCTCGCAAAGAAGCCTACGAAGGTTCAGGATATACTTCTGGGCGCATTATTACAAAAGTTAATTTTGAGAAAACATACGGTCGGTTTGAAGCGCGTATGAAATTACCTTGGGGACAAGGCTTATGGCCAGCGTTTTGGCTTTTAGGAGCTGATATAGATCAAGTCGGTTGGCCGCAAACGGGCGAAATTGATATTATGGAGTATCGCGGTCAAGACCCAACGATTATTCATGGCAGTGTTCATGGTCCTGGCTACTCAGCTGGAGAAGCCATCACAAAAACTTACGACTTGGTAAATTCTAGATTTGATACAGATTATCACATTTTCGGGATTGAATGGGGACCAAATTACATCAATTTCTATGTTGATGATGTACTATATAATCAAATTACACCAGCTGATGTCCCAGGTGAGTGGGTTTATGATAAACCGTTTTTTATTTTAATCAACATGGCTGTTGGCGGAACTTTTGTCGGTTCACCTAATGAAAATACGGTTTTCCCTCAAACACTAGAAGTTGATTACGTAAGAGTTTATCAAGAGTAA
- a CDS encoding glycosyl hydrolase family 17 protein, translating to MSYRKDQLLTPKQEAFLASIQQQSFIPENSDIEDLQAIFKNLLSKGLHGICFSMYEDGQEPGDHITLEQVRRRMKILKPYTKWVRSFSCIEGNEFVPQAAKEEGIKTLVGAWIGDDPKKNRQELDALIELANKGLVDIAAVGNEVLYRNDIPLEELKTYIREVRAAIPKDIPVGYVDAYYEFTVHPDLTELCDVILANCYPFWESCHIDYALTHMQQMFGQALGAAKGKKVIITETGWPSKGESLGSAQPSDINFLKYFINTQNWCQQAGVESFYFSSFDESWKVGDEGEVGAYWGIWDKNEQIKY from the coding sequence ATGTCGTATAGAAAAGATCAACTGTTAACACCAAAGCAAGAGGCTTTTTTAGCTTCTATTCAGCAACAAAGCTTTATCCCAGAAAATAGTGATATTGAAGATTTACAAGCAATCTTTAAAAATTTACTTTCTAAAGGTTTACACGGAATTTGTTTTAGCATGTATGAAGATGGCCAAGAGCCAGGCGACCATATTACCCTAGAACAAGTAAGAAGACGTATGAAAATCCTCAAGCCTTATACAAAGTGGGTGCGCTCTTTTTCATGTATTGAAGGAAACGAGTTTGTGCCTCAGGCCGCTAAAGAAGAAGGTATAAAAACACTTGTAGGCGCTTGGATTGGAGATGACCCCAAAAAAAATAGACAAGAATTAGATGCCCTGATAGAACTAGCTAATAAAGGTTTGGTTGATATTGCGGCAGTAGGTAACGAAGTGCTTTACAGAAATGACATCCCTTTAGAAGAATTGAAAACTTATATTCGTGAAGTTCGTGCTGCTATTCCTAAAGATATTCCAGTAGGCTATGTAGACGCTTATTACGAGTTTACGGTACATCCTGACTTAACTGAATTATGCGATGTAATTTTAGCCAACTGTTACCCGTTTTGGGAAAGTTGCCATATTGACTATGCTTTAACACATATGCAGCAAATGTTTGGTCAGGCCTTAGGAGCCGCAAAAGGTAAAAAGGTTATTATCACAGAAACCGGATGGCCAAGTAAGGGTGAAAGTTTAGGAAGTGCGCAGCCTTCGGATATTAATTTTTTAAAATACTTTATCAATACTCAAAATTGGTGTCAACAAGCTGGTGTAGAAAGTTTTTACTTTTCATCTTTTGATGAATCTTGGAAAGTTGGAGACGAAGGTGAAGTTGGTGCCTATTGGGGTATTTGGGATAAAAATGAGCAAATTAAATATTAA
- a CDS encoding glycoside hydrolase family 30 protein, with amino-acid sequence MFASSCKETGNNTPTDLNVEVFETSRSGHQLTKIDSFNTVETKTHITLNPQKTFQTFTGFGGAFTESSAYLLNQLSPENRKKIIDAYFADSGAKYSLMRTHMNSCDFSLSQYSYAPVEGDKNLKHFSIKEDQPDLIPMIKDAMAASKEGFKLFASPWTAPPWMKTNNDWVGGKLKPEYYDTWALFFSKYVDAYKAEGINLWGFTVENEPHGNGNNWESMHYTPEEMTKFVRDHLGPKLEEDEKGYLKILGYDQNRAGLKEWVDVMYKNEANAKYFDGTAVHWYESTYKIFAEDLQYAHKKAPDKYLIETEACVDAQVPVWQEDDWYWRKEATDWGWDWAPEEQKYLHPKYRPVYRYARDIIGCMNNWVDGWVDWNMVLDRQGGPNWFKNWCVAPVIVDPDQDEVYFTPLYYTMSHFSRYVRPGAKRIDFESTDKDLQVTAATNPDANHVVIVFNPSEKEKVFKLQLGELTKTISINPQAIQTIKIIN; translated from the coding sequence ATGTTTGCTAGTTCCTGCAAAGAAACGGGTAACAATACCCCAACAGATTTAAATGTTGAGGTTTTTGAAACATCTAGAAGTGGTCATCAACTTACTAAAATCGACTCTTTTAATACGGTCGAAACAAAAACGCACATTACTTTAAATCCACAAAAAACCTTTCAAACATTTACGGGATTTGGTGGTGCTTTTACAGAGTCTTCAGCTTACTTACTTAATCAATTAAGTCCTGAAAACAGAAAAAAAATTATTGATGCTTATTTCGCTGATAGCGGTGCAAAATATTCATTAATGAGAACACACATGAACTCATGTGATTTTTCGTTAAGCCAATATTCTTATGCACCAGTAGAAGGCGACAAAAATTTAAAGCATTTTTCTATTAAAGAAGATCAGCCCGATTTAATACCTATGATTAAAGATGCAATGGCAGCATCTAAAGAGGGTTTTAAATTATTTGCATCACCCTGGACAGCGCCACCGTGGATGAAAACAAATAACGACTGGGTTGGCGGTAAATTAAAACCCGAGTATTATGATACTTGGGCACTTTTCTTTTCAAAATATGTTGATGCCTACAAAGCTGAGGGAATAAATCTTTGGGGCTTTACCGTTGAAAATGAACCTCATGGAAACGGGAATAATTGGGAAAGCATGCATTACACACCTGAAGAAATGACCAAGTTTGTAAGAGATCACTTAGGGCCAAAACTTGAAGAAGACGAAAAAGGATATTTGAAAATTTTAGGTTATGACCAAAACAGAGCTGGCTTAAAAGAATGGGTAGACGTCATGTATAAAAATGAAGCTAATGCAAAATATTTTGATGGAACAGCAGTACATTGGTATGAAAGTACCTATAAAATTTTTGCAGAAGATTTACAATATGCACACAAAAAAGCACCCGATAAGTACTTAATTGAAACAGAAGCTTGTGTAGACGCACAAGTTCCCGTTTGGCAAGAAGATGATTGGTATTGGAGAAAAGAAGCCACCGATTGGGGTTGGGATTGGGCACCCGAAGAACAAAAATACTTACATCCTAAATATAGACCTGTTTACCGTTATGCTAGAGATATTATTGGTTGTATGAATAATTGGGTAGATGGTTGGGTGGATTGGAATATGGTACTTGATCGGCAAGGTGGCCCAAATTGGTTTAAAAACTGGTGTGTTGCACCTGTAATTGTAGACCCAGACCAAGATGAAGTATATTTTACACCGCTTTATTACACCATGTCTCACTTTAGTAGATATGTTCGTCCAGGTGCCAAACGCATCGATTTTGAATCAACTGATAAAGATTTACAAGTTACAGCCGCTACAAATCCAGACGCTAATCATGTAGTAATTGTATTTAACCCTTCTGAAAAGGAAAAAGTATTTAAACTTCAACTAGGTGAGTTAACAAAAACAATTTCTATTAATCCACAGGCTATTCAAACAATAAAAATTATTAACTAA
- a CDS encoding glycosyl hydrolase family 17 — protein MKPLAYIFLIISLQLLASCQPSQKENKAMQNNHNLTAKEILSKPEYLAISYGGYRSKTRNNQPTLNQLKDDLKIMHALGIRILRTYNVRLPHAANVLKAIHELKQNNPDFEMYVMLGAWVDCKNAWTELPLNHNEESEYNEAEINRAVELANTYPDIVKIIAVGNEAMVKWATAYFVQPHIILKWVKYLQELKQSGELNKNLWITSSDNFASWGGGESQYHTPELNELIKSVDYLSVHTYPMHDTHYNPVFWGVLPKEQQLSNTEKLDKVMNRSLSYAISQYDSVVSYMKSLDIKKPVHIGETGWASVSSGFYGEHGSKATDEYKQALYYHKMREWATQNKIKCFYFEAFDEPWKDAHNPKGSENFFGLFTVDGKAKYALWDEVDRNTFKGLTRDGNPIEKTYKGEKTDLLLDVLVPPVKNEINLNH, from the coding sequence ATGAAGCCACTAGCATATATTTTTTTAATAATCAGCCTTCAGTTATTGGCTTCATGTCAACCATCTCAAAAAGAGAATAAAGCAATGCAAAACAACCATAATTTAACCGCTAAAGAAATACTTAGTAAGCCAGAATATTTAGCCATTTCTTATGGAGGTTACCGTTCAAAAACACGTAACAACCAACCTACTTTAAATCAGCTTAAAGACGATTTAAAAATTATGCACGCCTTGGGAATTCGTATTTTAAGAACGTACAATGTACGTTTACCTCATGCCGCCAATGTTTTAAAAGCTATTCATGAATTAAAACAAAACAATCCTGATTTTGAAATGTATGTCATGTTAGGTGCTTGGGTAGATTGTAAAAATGCGTGGACAGAATTACCCTTAAACCATAATGAGGAAAGCGAGTATAACGAAGCAGAAATTAATCGCGCTGTAGAGTTAGCTAATACCTATCCAGATATTGTAAAAATAATAGCAGTTGGTAACGAAGCCATGGTAAAATGGGCTACAGCTTATTTCGTGCAACCTCATATTATTTTAAAATGGGTTAAGTACTTACAAGAATTAAAACAAAGTGGAGAACTAAATAAAAATCTCTGGATAACCAGTTCAGATAACTTTGCTTCTTGGGGTGGTGGCGAAAGCCAATACCATACACCTGAATTAAATGAATTGATTAAAAGTGTAGACTACTTGTCAGTACATACTTACCCAATGCATGATACCCATTACAATCCTGTTTTTTGGGGCGTTTTGCCAAAAGAACAACAACTAAGTAATACAGAAAAGTTAGATAAAGTGATGAACCGCTCTTTAAGCTATGCCATATCTCAGTATGACAGTGTTGTAAGTTATATGAAAAGTCTAGATATTAAAAAACCTGTTCACATTGGTGAAACAGGTTGGGCAAGCGTATCAAGCGGATTTTATGGCGAACATGGCTCAAAAGCTACAGACGAGTATAAACAAGCCTTGTATTATCATAAGATGAGAGAATGGGCAACTCAAAATAAAATAAAGTGTTTTTACTTTGAAGCATTCGATGAACCTTGGAAAGATGCTCATAACCCCAAAGGCTCTGAAAACTTTTTTGGTTTGTTTACCGTTGATGGAAAGGCCAAATATGCACTTTGGGATGAGGTTGACCGAAACACATTTAAAGGCTTAACCCGAGACGGAAACCCAATAGAAAAGACCTATAAAGGTGAAAAGACTGATCTTCTTCTGGATGTTTTAGTACCACCAGTTAAAAATGAAATTAATCTCAATCATTAA
- a CDS encoding MFS transporter, whose translation MSDNITPVEAKVPVGQKAAFGAGHFILNVLPGTLGVFIQFFLLTAWGVDPLWAGLLGGLPRVFDAITDPIMGFITDNTKSRWGRRRPYIFFGSILSGILFFLMWQLDDNASESYIIWHVMILQLLFLIGNTMFATPLVGLGYEMTPDYHERTRLMAFSNTMGQIAWMIVPWLYVIIPDTETFSTKPEGVRTMALIVGSMTVIFGILPSLFCKGMDAGQMEDRERISFKTLAKNLKKLWEGILQVSKNKPFMKLCGATFLVFNGFQLVAAFGVFIIVFYMYNGSYDMAGTWPAWFNTINAIITAFIVIPIISKIATKIGKRNAFLLSTFLSIVGYVLKWWGFDVELNEQFNQTALGQSLTEGLGAVFNFLNPYLERIGASWFTINVEDGVPWLIFLPIPLFAFGMGGLFTLMMSMTADVCDLDELENGLPRKEGTFGAIYWLMVKLGQSIALVLSGVILSIVGFVPDADVQTIETMTNLRIADIIVPAGTAAIAFMVMWRYNLDENRVNEIGKELKRRKVKPKALSSSAYLAHKNFSFESLNLQPEREYDLDYSQKSSSEIKTLFAATLKQGLHGICFSPYEEGQDLTDHLTEEQVSRRMRIIKPYTKWVRSFSCTKGNEYIPQFAKKNNLQTVVGAWISYDKQNNEVEIKKLVSLAKAGMVDIAVVGNEVLLRSELSVEEVIAYLKRVKSLIPKDIPVAYVDSYYIFDQYPSLMEATDVILINCYPFWEGADINVSTAYLRYMYRLIEVRAKGKPVIVSETGWPSDGECTENAVPSKVNAMKYFINVQNWSSKEDIPMFYFSSFDESWKIHHEGDVGQRWGIWNEKEKLKFK comes from the coding sequence ATGTCTGATAACATTACACCTGTAGAAGCAAAAGTACCTGTAGGACAAAAGGCAGCCTTTGGTGCAGGACATTTTATTTTAAATGTATTGCCAGGTACTCTAGGTGTTTTTATTCAGTTTTTTTTACTAACAGCTTGGGGAGTTGATCCTTTATGGGCTGGATTATTAGGTGGTTTACCTAGAGTTTTTGATGCCATTACAGATCCCATAATGGGCTTTATTACAGATAATACAAAGTCTAGATGGGGAAGACGAAGACCTTATATATTTTTTGGTTCAATTTTAAGTGGAATTTTATTTTTCTTGATGTGGCAGTTAGACGATAATGCTTCAGAGTCTTATATTATATGGCACGTCATGATTTTACAACTGCTTTTTTTGATTGGTAATACCATGTTCGCTACACCTTTAGTTGGTTTGGGTTATGAAATGACACCAGATTATCATGAACGAACAAGATTAATGGCTTTTTCTAATACTATGGGGCAAATTGCATGGATGATTGTCCCTTGGCTTTATGTTATTATTCCTGATACAGAAACTTTTAGTACTAAACCTGAAGGCGTAAGAACTATGGCGCTAATAGTAGGTAGCATGACGGTCATTTTTGGTATTTTGCCATCGTTGTTTTGTAAAGGTATGGATGCTGGCCAAATGGAAGACCGCGAGCGAATTAGCTTTAAAACATTAGCAAAAAACTTAAAAAAGCTTTGGGAAGGCATTCTACAAGTTTCAAAAAATAAGCCATTTATGAAACTTTGCGGCGCTACTTTTTTGGTTTTTAATGGTTTTCAATTGGTGGCTGCTTTCGGTGTATTTATCATTGTATTTTATATGTATAATGGTAGCTATGATATGGCAGGAACTTGGCCAGCTTGGTTTAACACAATTAATGCCATTATAACAGCATTTATTGTTATTCCTATCATTTCTAAAATCGCTACTAAAATCGGTAAGCGTAATGCCTTTTTGCTATCAACTTTTTTGTCAATAGTAGGTTATGTCCTTAAATGGTGGGGATTTGATGTAGAATTGAATGAACAATTTAATCAAACAGCTTTAGGTCAATCATTAACAGAAGGACTAGGTGCCGTCTTTAATTTTTTAAATCCTTATTTAGAGCGTATCGGCGCTAGCTGGTTTACGATTAATGTTGAGGATGGTGTGCCATGGCTTATCTTTTTACCAATTCCTCTGTTTGCCTTTGGTATGGGTGGTTTATTTACCTTGATGATGTCTATGACGGCTGATGTTTGCGACTTAGATGAATTAGAAAATGGCTTACCCCGAAAAGAAGGAACTTTTGGAGCCATTTATTGGCTAATGGTTAAGTTAGGCCAATCTATAGCATTAGTTTTAAGTGGTGTGATTTTAAGTATTGTTGGTTTTGTTCCTGATGCAGATGTACAAACAATTGAAACTATGACCAACCTGAGAATTGCAGATATCATTGTCCCAGCTGGTACAGCAGCAATCGCATTTATGGTGATGTGGCGCTACAATTTAGACGAAAATCGTGTGAACGAAATTGGCAAAGAGTTAAAACGAAGAAAAGTAAAACCTAAAGCTTTATCATCAAGTGCTTATTTGGCTCATAAAAACTTTTCATTCGAATCACTCAACCTTCAGCCTGAACGAGAATATGATTTAGACTATTCCCAAAAATCGTCTAGTGAAATTAAAACATTATTTGCTGCCACATTAAAACAAGGGCTACACGGTATTTGTTTTAGCCCCTATGAAGAAGGCCAAGATTTAACAGATCATCTTACAGAAGAACAAGTATCTAGAAGGATGCGAATTATTAAACCCTATACCAAATGGGTACGTTCGTTCTCTTGCACAAAAGGCAATGAATATATACCACAGTTTGCCAAAAAGAATAATCTGCAAACTGTTGTAGGTGCCTGGATCAGTTATGATAAGCAAAATAATGAAGTTGAGATTAAAAAATTAGTCTCCTTGGCTAAAGCTGGTATGGTAGATATTGCTGTTGTCGGTAACGAAGTTTTACTTCGTAGCGAGTTGTCTGTTGAAGAAGTTATTGCTTACCTTAAGCGGGTAAAAAGTTTAATTCCAAAAGATATTCCTGTAGCTTACGTCGACTCCTACTATATTTTCGACCAATATCCTAGCTTAATGGAGGCAACAGATGTAATTTTAATTAATTGTTATCCGTTTTGGGAAGGTGCAGACATTAATGTTTCAACTGCTTACTTGAGATACATGTATAGATTAATTGAGGTAAGAGCAAAAGGCAAACCTGTTATTGTTTCAGAAACAGGATGGCCTAGTGATGGCGAGTGTACAGAAAATGCTGTACCGTCAAAAGTTAATGCGATGAAATATTTTATCAATGTTCAAAATTGGTCAAGTAAAGAAGATATCCCAATGTTCTACTTCTCATCATTTGACGAATCATGGAAAATTCATCATGAAGGCGATGTGGGCCAACGTTGGGGTATTTGGAACGAAAAAGAAAAATTAAAATTTAAGTAA